Part of the Thermodesulfobacteriota bacterium genome, GGTGCTGGAGTATGGCTCCAAGATCGCCGAGGGGCCGCCGGCCGCGGTCCGGGCCGACCCGCGGGTCATCGAGGCCTACCTGGGAGCCGACTGATGGGCGAAGCCCTGCTCGAGATCGCCGGCCTCACCGTGCGCTACGGCAGCGTCGAGGTGCTCCACGGGGTGAGCCTCCAGGTGCGCCGGGGGGAGATCGTCGCCATCCTGGGGGCCAACGGCGCGGGGAAGACCACCACCCTCATGGCGGTGAGCGGCCTGGTGCGCCCTTCGGGGGGGACCATCCGACTCGGCTCCCAGTGGCTCCACAAGCTGCCCGCCCACCGGGTGGTGGTGCAGGGTGTGGCCCAGGTGCCCGAGGGCCGGCGGGTGTTCGGCACCCTGACGGTGCAGGAGAACCTGAGCCTGGGGGCCTTCACCTGCCGCGACGCGAGCCGCGCCCGTACGACCCAGGAGTGGATCTACGAGCTCTTTCCCGTGCTCGCCCAGCGCCGCACCCAGCTCGCGGGAACCCTGAGCGGCGGCGAACAGCAGATGCTCGCCATCGGCCGGGCGCTCATGGCCGGCCCCAAGGTGCTGCTCCTCGACGAGCCGAGCCTGGGGCTCGCTCCCCTCCTGGTCAAGGCGATCTTCCAGACCATCCGGCAGATCAACGAGT contains:
- a CDS encoding ABC transporter ATP-binding protein; its protein translation is MGEALLEIAGLTVRYGSVEVLHGVSLQVRRGEIVAILGANGAGKTTTLMAVSGLVRPSGGTIRLGSQWLHKLPAHRVVVQGVAQVPEGRRVFGTLTVQENLSLGAFTCRDASRARTTQEWIYELFPVLAQRRTQLAGTLSGGEQQMLAIGRALMAGPKVLLLDEPSLGLAPLLVKAIFQTIRQINESGVTVVLVEQNARAALKFAHRGYVLEVGRVALEGPAADLLGNPRVQSAYLGGGH